In Sulfitobacter albidus, the following proteins share a genomic window:
- a CDS encoding trypsin-like serine peptidase, translating to MSNLKAILAVLLLCAAPVWAQEALVGLDRDERLRPWRAVGKVEIANQGYCTGTLIAPDTVLTAAHCTYDAAGAPFAAGIVTFRAGLRGSAAEAERRVTQIVRAEGFEHTGPKTLNRIAADVALLRLERPIASHVIAPFAIEPRALNGGEVSVVSYGQGRDALPSLQLTCGVLGQMRDVVVMDCDTTFGSSGAPVFRRDGERFRIASIVSGSARFDGVRRTTGMALPATVRRLQARMIAEKPRVVPTIRRIGVGERPSGGAKFISN from the coding sequence TTGTCAAACCTTAAGGCCATCCTCGCGGTGCTATTGCTCTGCGCGGCGCCTGTCTGGGCGCAGGAGGCGCTTGTGGGGCTGGACCGGGACGAGCGGCTGCGCCCCTGGCGCGCGGTAGGCAAGGTGGAGATCGCCAACCAAGGGTACTGCACCGGCACGCTCATCGCACCCGACACCGTGCTGACGGCGGCGCATTGCACCTATGACGCGGCGGGCGCCCCCTTTGCCGCCGGTATCGTGACCTTTCGTGCCGGTTTGCGTGGATCTGCGGCCGAGGCGGAGCGTCGGGTCACGCAGATCGTTCGGGCCGAAGGGTTCGAGCACACCGGCCCCAAGACGCTGAACCGCATCGCGGCGGATGTGGCGCTTTTGCGGCTGGAACGCCCGATTGCCAGCCACGTCATCGCGCCCTTCGCGATCGAGCCACGGGCGCTGAACGGCGGGGAGGTCAGCGTGGTCTCCTACGGGCAAGGGCGCGATGCGCTGCCGTCGCTGCAGCTGACCTGCGGGGTGTTGGGGCAGATGCGCGACGTGGTGGTGATGGATTGCGACACGACCTTCGGCTCCTCCGGCGCGCCGGTGTTTCGCCGGGATGGGGAGCGGTTTCGCATTGCCTCGATCGTGTCGGGTTCGGCCCGCTTCGATGGCGTGCGCCGCACGACCGGCATGGCACTGCCCGCCACGGTCCGGCGCCTACAGGCGCGCATGATCGCGGAAAAACCGCGCGTTGTACCGACGATCCGGCGGATTGGGGTGGGTGAAAGACCCTCCGGTGGGGCGAAATTTATCAGTAATTGA
- a CDS encoding chemotaxis protein CheB: MTHADAPDSLIVIGGSAGAQQPVQEMLAALPNPLAAPIIIALHSVPMSKLTELLQRNSHHDIRRVEDGDTPEAGVIHIVPGGRHAFLRAGKIRLSDEVEDSGFRPSIDMLFMTAAAQYGPGAIGVILSGMLKDGMRGCQVIYDLGGRSIVQNPDDALYDSMPAAVIRADHPRAILSASELSEWLISKVGTIET, from the coding sequence ATGACACACGCGGACGCCCCAGACTCCCTCATCGTGATCGGCGGCTCCGCCGGTGCGCAGCAGCCCGTTCAGGAAATGCTGGCTGCGCTGCCGAACCCGCTTGCCGCGCCGATAATCATCGCTCTGCATTCTGTCCCGATGTCAAAGCTGACCGAGCTTTTGCAACGCAACTCCCACCATGATATTCGCCGGGTCGAGGATGGCGATACGCCAGAGGCCGGTGTGATCCACATCGTTCCCGGCGGGCGGCACGCGTTTCTGCGCGCGGGCAAGATCCGCCTTTCGGATGAGGTCGAGGACAGCGGCTTTCGCCCCTCTATCGACATGCTGTTCATGACAGCGGCCGCGCAATACGGGCCCGGCGCCATCGGCGTGATCCTGTCGGGCATGCTCAAGGACGGGATGCGCGGCTGTCAGGTGATCTACGATCTCGGTGGGCGCAGCATCGTGCAAAACCCCGACGATGCGCTTTACGACAGTATGCCCGCCGCCGTTATCCGCGCGGATCATCCCCGCGCGATCCTTTCCGCCAGCGAATTGAGCGAATGGCTGATCTCAAAGGTCGGCACGATCGAGACATAG
- a CDS encoding circularly permuted type 2 ATP-grasp protein — protein MSNKDAFFDEMRAASGARAPYADYDAWFGQQDVARLAQKSREAEQFFRRTGITFNVYGQADAEERLIPFDLVPRILSNAEWSTLSRGVEQRVRAINAFLHDIYNRQEILRAGIVPTELIARNDAFLPQMMDFTPPGGVYTHIVGTDIVRTGDDEFFVLEDNARTPSGVSYMLENRETMLQMFPELFSQIKVQRVSDYPKNLRASLEASAPTNCEGRPFVVVLTPGIHNSAYFEHSFLADQMGVELVEGHDLRVVDGHIAVRTTRGYRRVDVIYRRVDDAFLDPLTFNPQSMLGVPGIMDVYRAGNITIANAPGTGVADDKAIYSYMPQIVEFYTGERAILKNVETHRCSDPDSLKYVLDNLAELVVKEVHGSGGYGMLVGPAASKDEIARFREKLKARPGNYIAQPTLSLSTVPIFTEQGLAPRHVDLRPFALASPHEISIVPGGLTRVALTEGSLVVNSSQGGGTKDTWVLER, from the coding sequence ATGAGCAACAAAGATGCATTTTTCGACGAGATGCGGGCGGCTTCGGGCGCGCGGGCGCCTTATGCGGACTACGATGCGTGGTTTGGTCAGCAGGATGTTGCGCGGTTGGCGCAGAAATCGCGCGAGGCAGAGCAATTCTTTCGCCGCACGGGCATCACTTTCAACGTCTACGGGCAGGCCGATGCGGAAGAGCGATTGATCCCTTTCGATCTGGTGCCGCGCATTCTGTCGAACGCGGAGTGGAGCACGTTGTCGCGCGGGGTCGAACAGAGGGTCCGCGCGATCAACGCCTTTCTGCACGACATCTACAACCGTCAGGAAATCCTGCGCGCGGGTATCGTGCCGACCGAATTGATCGCCCGCAACGACGCGTTCTTGCCGCAGATGATGGATTTCACGCCGCCGGGCGGGGTCTATACGCATATTGTGGGCACAGATATCGTGCGCACGGGGGATGATGAATTCTTTGTGCTGGAGGACAACGCGCGCACGCCCTCGGGCGTCAGCTACATGCTCGAAAATCGCGAGACGATGTTGCAGATGTTTCCGGAGCTTTTCAGCCAGATCAAAGTGCAGCGGGTCAGCGATTATCCCAAGAACCTGCGCGCCTCGCTTGAGGCGTCGGCGCCAACCAACTGTGAGGGGCGCCCGTTTGTGGTGGTGCTGACCCCCGGCATCCACAACTCGGCCTATTTCGAGCACAGCTTCCTCGCCGATCAGATGGGGGTTGAGCTGGTCGAGGGGCATGATCTGCGCGTGGTGGACGGGCATATCGCGGTGCGGACCACGCGGGGATATCGCAGGGTCGATGTGATCTACCGCCGGGTGGATGACGCGTTTCTGGATCCGCTCACGTTCAATCCGCAGTCGATGCTGGGTGTGCCAGGGATCATGGACGTCTACCGTGCGGGCAATATTACCATTGCCAACGCGCCCGGCACCGGCGTCGCGGATGACAAGGCGATCTATAGCTACATGCCGCAGATCGTGGAATTCTATACCGGCGAGCGGGCGATCCTGAAGAACGTGGAAACGCACCGCTGCTCTGACCCCGACAGCCTGAAATACGTGCTCGACAATCTGGCGGAACTGGTGGTCAAGGAAGTACACGGCTCGGGCGGCTACGGGATGCTGGTCGGCCCGGCGGCGAGCAAGGACGAGATCGCGCGCTTCCGCGAGAAGCTCAAGGCGCGGCCCGGCAACTACATCGCGCAGCCGACGCTGAGCCTGTCGACTGTGCCGATCTTTACCGAGCAGGGATTGGCGCCCCGGCATGTCGATCTGCGCCCCTTTGCGCTGGCGTCCCCGCATGAGATCAGCATCGTGCCGGGCGGGCTGACCCGCGTGGCGCTGACCGAAGGCAGTCTGGTGGTGAATTCAAGCCAGGGCGGCGGGACCAAGGATACCTGGGTGTTGGAGCGCTGA
- a CDS encoding alpha-E domain-containing protein: MLGKTAGGLYWMFRGLERAEHTARLIDAGFRIALTRSTDPASDWRSVIATSAQQAAFEAKYDAYTSRTVSNFLLRDLDNPSSVLSVIKAARDNARMVRTALTSEVWVAVNETWMVLTEMLKDSLTEAELPLILDTIRQQSGLVRGALYGTMLRNDVYNFCRLGTFIERADSTARLIDVKYHALLPSHASVGSRLDNVQWEMILRSVSAHRSFRHAVEDDFNAANIAEFLILDERFPRSLAFCAQRINENLTLLHKAYGDDSACLTAAQAFQARIDGNTISDIFEQGLHEYVSQSIIDLAAIGMQIEQQYRFWR, encoded by the coding sequence ATGCTGGGCAAAACCGCAGGTGGTCTTTACTGGATGTTTCGCGGGCTTGAGAGGGCCGAGCATACCGCGCGCCTGATCGACGCGGGCTTTCGCATCGCGCTTACGCGGTCGACCGATCCGGCTTCCGACTGGCGATCGGTCATTGCCACCTCGGCCCAGCAGGCGGCGTTCGAGGCGAAATACGATGCCTATACCAGCCGCACGGTCAGTAATTTCCTGCTGCGGGATCTGGATAACCCCAGTTCGGTCCTCTCGGTCATCAAGGCGGCGCGTGACAACGCGCGCATGGTGCGAACGGCGCTGACCAGTGAGGTCTGGGTCGCGGTGAATGAGACATGGATGGTCCTTACCGAGATGCTCAAGGACAGTCTGACCGAAGCCGAGCTGCCGCTGATCCTCGATACGATCCGCCAGCAATCGGGCCTGGTGCGCGGCGCGCTTTACGGCACGATGCTGCGCAACGATGTCTATAACTTCTGTCGTCTGGGCACGTTTATCGAACGCGCGGACAGTACTGCGCGGCTGATCGACGTGAAGTATCACGCGCTGTTGCCCTCGCATGCCTCGGTCGGCAGCAGGCTGGATAATGTGCAGTGGGAGATGATCCTGCGGTCGGTGTCGGCGCATCGGTCTTTTCGCCACGCGGTCGAGGATGATTTCAATGCAGCCAACATCGCAGAGTTCCTGATCCTTGACGAGCGTTTCCCGCGATCGCTGGCCTTCTGCGCCCAGCGGATCAACGAGAACCTCACGCTGTTGCACAAGGCCTACGGCGACGACAGCGCCTGCCTGACCGCCGCGCAAGCGTTTCAGGCGCGTATCGACGGGAACACGATTTCGGATATCTTTGAGCAGGGGCTGCACGAATATGTCAGCCAGTCGATTATCGACCTTGCCGCGATTGGCATGCAGATCGAGCAGCAATACAGGTTTTGGCGTTAG
- a CDS encoding transglutaminase family protein yields MRISISHRTTYSYETPVSYALQRIRLRPSNSALQTVADWRVTVEGGRVETGYSDHHGNRVDLLSADAGTQSLSITVAGEVDTHDRAGTLGKVYGRAPLWYWRQPTALTEAGTQITALIDGLEHQANEIDTLHALSAAIIARVPYVLNQTGVETTAEQAVIQRSGVCQDHANIFVSGARKLGMPARYVSGYLYMDDRVDQEASHAWAEVHVDDLGWVGFDVSNGISPDPRYVRLAVGRDAQEAAPISGLRMGSGDEQLIVSLQVQQ; encoded by the coding sequence ATGCGTATCTCGATCTCTCACCGCACGACGTATAGCTACGAGACGCCGGTCTCTTACGCGCTGCAACGTATCCGGCTGCGCCCGTCGAATTCTGCGTTGCAGACGGTGGCGGATTGGCGCGTTACCGTCGAAGGAGGGCGGGTCGAGACCGGGTATAGCGATCACCACGGCAATCGGGTCGATCTGTTGAGCGCGGACGCGGGAACACAATCGCTGAGCATTACCGTTGCGGGTGAGGTGGATACCCACGACCGGGCAGGCACGCTGGGCAAGGTTTATGGCCGTGCGCCGCTATGGTACTGGCGCCAGCCAACGGCGCTGACCGAGGCGGGCACGCAGATTACCGCCCTGATCGACGGGCTCGAGCATCAGGCCAATGAGATCGACACGCTACACGCGCTGTCGGCGGCGATCATCGCGCGGGTGCCTTACGTGCTGAACCAGACCGGTGTCGAGACAACGGCAGAGCAGGCGGTGATCCAGCGCAGCGGCGTCTGCCAGGACCACGCCAATATCTTTGTCTCCGGCGCGCGCAAGCTGGGGATGCCCGCACGCTATGTCAGTGGCTATCTGTACATGGACGACCGGGTGGATCAGGAGGCGAGCCACGCCTGGGCCGAGGTGCATGTGGATGATCTTGGCTGGGTTGGCTTTGACGTCTCCAACGGGATCTCGCCCGATCCACGCTACGTGCGTCTGGCCGTGGGGCGGGATGCGCAGGAGGCAGCGCCGATTTCCGGGCTGCGGATGGGATCGGGGGATGAGCAGCTCATTGTATCTTTACAGGTGCAGCAGTAA
- a CDS encoding proteasome-type protease: MTYCVGLRLNRGLVFMSDTRTNAGVDNFASTRKMFDFNVPGERNITLMTAGNLATTQALISLLRERTHAADDRDPDILTQPTMFQVARLVGSTLREVISYSAPDGQRSADAFGASIIVGGQIKGGEPTIFMIYPEGNFIEVSQDTPFFQIGETKYGKPILVRAFEPDLEFGDALKLLLVSFDSTVKSNLSVGPPFDVQLYETDDFDGAVTTRIEADDPLYQTISSGWGEALKEALDSLPSYKV; this comes from the coding sequence ATGACCTACTGTGTCGGCCTTCGGTTGAACCGGGGCCTTGTTTTCATGTCCGATACGCGCACCAACGCGGGCGTCGACAATTTTGCCTCGACGCGGAAGATGTTCGATTTCAACGTTCCGGGGGAGCGGAATATCACCCTGATGACCGCGGGCAATCTGGCAACGACGCAGGCGCTGATCAGCCTGCTGCGCGAACGCACCCATGCGGCAGATGACCGGGACCCCGATATCCTGACGCAACCGACGATGTTTCAGGTGGCGCGGCTGGTCGGATCGACCCTGCGTGAGGTGATTTCCTACAGCGCGCCCGACGGGCAGCGCAGTGCGGATGCCTTTGGCGCCTCGATCATCGTGGGTGGCCAGATCAAGGGCGGGGAGCCTACGATCTTTATGATCTACCCGGAGGGGAATTTCATCGAAGTGTCGCAGGACACGCCGTTTTTCCAGATTGGCGAGACGAAATACGGCAAGCCGATCCTCGTGCGCGCCTTCGAGCCTGATCTTGAGTTTGGCGATGCGCTCAAGCTGCTGTTGGTCTCGTTCGATTCGACGGTGAAATCGAACCTTTCGGTCGGCCCGCCGTTCGACGTTCAGCTGTATGAGACAGATGATTTCGACGGCGCCGTCACCACGCGGATCGAAGCGGATGATCCGCTTTATCAGACGATTTCGTCGGGCTGGGGCGAGGCGTTGAAAGAGGCGCTGGACAGCCTGCCGTCCTACAAGGTCTAG
- a CDS encoding NAD-dependent succinate-semialdehyde dehydrogenase produces the protein MTESTTDLKSILNDPSLLETRAYIGGQWVDGDDGTFDVINPARGDVVAKVANLSRAQIADAVAQAETAQKEWASWTGKERAGVLRKWFDLMMANQDDLGAILTAEQGKPLAEAKGEIGYGASFIEFFGEEAKRVYGETIPGHQRDKRITVIKQPIGVAASITPWNFPNAMITRKAAPALAAGCAFVARPATETPLSAIVMGVLAERAGIPAGVFNVVPTSSSSEAGKEFCENPAVRKLTFTGSTEVGRILLKQAADQVMKCSMELGGNAPFIVFDDADLDAAVEGAILCKFRNNGQTCVCANRIYVQAGVYDTFAEKLKARVQEMKIGDGFEEGVELGPLINEDAGKKVREHIADAKAKGATVILGDNGDMEGNFLAPTIVTGVTQDMQVATDETFGPLAPLFKFDDVDDVIAMANDTIFGLASYFYANDLSRVYKVAEALEYGIVGVNTGIISTEVAPFGGVKQSGLGREGSHHGIEDYLEMKYICMSV, from the coding sequence ATGACCGAGTCGACCACAGATCTCAAATCCATCCTCAACGATCCCAGCCTGCTGGAAACCCGCGCCTATATTGGCGGCCAGTGGGTCGATGGCGACGACGGGACCTTTGACGTCATCAACCCCGCCCGCGGCGATGTCGTCGCGAAAGTCGCCAATCTTAGCCGCGCGCAGATCGCCGATGCCGTGGCTCAGGCCGAGACCGCGCAAAAGGAGTGGGCCAGCTGGACGGGCAAAGAGCGCGCAGGCGTGCTGCGCAAGTGGTTCGATTTGATGATGGCCAACCAGGACGACCTTGGCGCGATCCTCACGGCCGAGCAGGGCAAGCCCCTGGCCGAAGCAAAGGGTGAGATCGGCTATGGCGCCTCCTTTATCGAATTCTTCGGCGAAGAGGCAAAACGTGTCTACGGCGAGACGATCCCCGGGCACCAGCGCGACAAACGCATCACTGTGATCAAGCAGCCCATCGGCGTCGCCGCCTCGATCACACCCTGGAACTTTCCCAACGCGATGATCACGCGCAAGGCCGCGCCCGCACTGGCCGCCGGCTGCGCCTTTGTCGCGCGCCCCGCTACCGAAACACCGCTGAGCGCGATCGTCATGGGCGTGCTGGCCGAACGCGCGGGCATCCCCGCAGGCGTGTTCAACGTGGTGCCCACGTCGTCATCCTCCGAGGCGGGCAAGGAATTCTGCGAAAACCCTGCCGTGCGCAAGCTGACCTTCACCGGCTCTACCGAAGTGGGGCGCATCCTGCTCAAACAGGCCGCCGATCAGGTCATGAAATGCTCGATGGAGCTGGGCGGCAACGCCCCCTTCATCGTCTTTGACGACGCCGATCTCGACGCCGCCGTCGAAGGCGCGATCCTGTGCAAATTCCGCAACAACGGCCAGACCTGCGTCTGCGCCAACCGCATCTACGTGCAGGCCGGCGTCTACGACACCTTCGCCGAAAAGCTTAAAGCGCGCGTGCAGGAGATGAAGATCGGCGACGGTTTTGAGGAGGGCGTCGAGCTTGGCCCTCTCATCAACGAAGACGCGGGCAAGAAGGTCCGCGAGCATATTGCGGACGCCAAAGCCAAGGGCGCCACAGTCATTCTGGGCGACAATGGCGATATGGAGGGCAATTTCCTCGCGCCGACCATCGTCACCGGTGTGACGCAGGACATGCAGGTCGCCACGGACGAGACATTCGGCCCGCTGGCCCCGCTGTTCAAATTCGACGATGTGGATGACGTGATCGCAATGGCCAATGACACGATCTTTGGCCTTGCGTCCTATTTCTACGCCAACGACCTCAGCCGCGTCTATAAAGTGGCCGAAGCGCTGGAATACGGTATCGTCGGCGTGAACACCGGCATCATCTCGACCGAAGTGGCGCCGTTCGGCGGGGTCAAGCAATCAGGCCTCGGCCGCGAAGGCTCGCACCACGGGATCGAGGACTACCTTGAGATGAAATACATCTGCATGAGCGTCTGA
- a CDS encoding alpha/beta hydrolase, protein MQNDDAFANGAHIDGAEAYPPRWAAQAAAFRDALGARAQVGVSYGPSSRQTFDIFQPEGVARGTLIFVHGGYWKAFDQSSWSHLAAGALAKGWAVAMPGYDLCPNVRISEITAQIALAVQAIALRSMGPLALAGHSAGGHLVCRMTDPLVLDAETRGRITALAPISPVADLAPLMQTSMNETLRIDAAEAAAESPVNMQPPHGLQVSVWVGADERPVFVEQAQALGRGWGARCHLVEERHHFDVIDALEDPESDLLAALLS, encoded by the coding sequence ATGCAAAACGACGATGCCTTCGCCAACGGGGCTCATATCGACGGTGCGGAGGCCTATCCACCGCGCTGGGCCGCGCAGGCGGCGGCGTTTCGGGACGCGTTGGGCGCGCGGGCGCAGGTGGGGGTGTCTTATGGGCCGTCATCGCGCCAAACCTTTGATATCTTTCAGCCCGAGGGTGTTGCGCGCGGCACGTTGATCTTTGTGCACGGCGGCTATTGGAAGGCCTTTGACCAGAGCAGCTGGTCGCATCTGGCGGCGGGCGCACTGGCCAAGGGATGGGCTGTGGCAATGCCCGGCTATGATCTGTGTCCGAATGTGCGGATTTCCGAGATTACGGCGCAGATCGCGCTGGCGGTGCAGGCAATAGCGCTGCGCAGCATGGGGCCGCTGGCGCTCGCGGGCCATTCGGCGGGCGGGCATCTGGTGTGCCGGATGACCGATCCGCTGGTGCTGGATGCCGAGACGCGCGGGCGCATCACGGCGCTGGCGCCGATCTCTCCGGTGGCGGATCTGGCGCCCCTGATGCAAACCAGCATGAACGAGACCTTGCGGATAGATGCGGCCGAGGCTGCGGCTGAGAGCCCCGTCAACATGCAGCCGCCGCACGGGTTGCAGGTGTCGGTCTGGGTCGGGGCCGACGAGCGCCCGGTGTTTGTGGAGCAGGCGCAGGCATTGGGGCGCGGCTGGGGCGCGCGCTGCCATCTGGTCGAGGAGCGGCATCATTTCGACGTGATTGACGCGCTGGAGGATCCTGAAAGCGATCTGCTCGCCGCGTTGCTGTCGTAG
- a CDS encoding AAA family ATPase, with protein MSDRMELREEDIAAHVAMAQSLIEGFDHAPRIGKAADAPAQERSSGIGTRRRFRSTTPGLVTQRRTPSGAVQLIARVEGADGDDALMSPVQATVLHAIRRAIAIALAIAENVAEQSGLGDLKRANLEGSLPGARKAEFQELLAAEALVTLYTFGNALAYLLSAHLPEVTVDVGEVEEVLTDNGQTALHGALWELDRDIAKHASDDARLTATVAAFAESLMEKVALRASTAPRLEPFEAAAWHVAADDFTVAGFSPASKAKSTTLTMTFKKPNEVVGNHIAKYQAMKLAKMLMAYDFDRRLNPFAELGGFIFTFMGDGAPGTGKTTLIQMMAGLINEYCQVAGYPFRYQNLSTDNIDSYQGKSGQNAKAFINNVIDPSVIGFGTIDDIDQLAGKRGDRQSSAGQLEITAVLMESFAGANTVVRGNCTFGMFSNYPENVDDALRQRAGARFLVDGPQTREDYVDILYLLMGKNHDIPLGEHTVFEAQEIKRAVAASFESHGKPHETGLLAVYDDVRARVGELDTINKIGTYLKGIQEADPRFTGRAIKNITDAVKVRAMDFELPDEWMFEPDLFLFKPYVEKKAMIEDMRQPITVEMVIQEVNRYADSEFRYADKSDEVAIENAVREMGRMEEAKKRYLGSRDA; from the coding sequence ATGTCGGATCGGATGGAATTGCGCGAGGAAGACATCGCGGCCCACGTAGCGATGGCGCAATCGCTGATCGAGGGGTTCGATCACGCGCCGCGCATTGGCAAGGCGGCGGATGCGCCCGCGCAGGAACGCTCCAGCGGGATCGGCACGCGGCGGCGGTTCCGCTCGACCACGCCGGGGTTGGTGACGCAGCGGCGCACGCCTTCGGGCGCGGTGCAGCTGATCGCGCGGGTTGAGGGGGCGGATGGCGATGACGCGCTGATGTCGCCGGTGCAGGCGACCGTGCTGCACGCGATCCGCCGCGCCATCGCGATCGCACTCGCCATTGCCGAAAACGTGGCAGAGCAATCGGGGCTGGGCGATCTGAAACGCGCCAACCTCGAAGGGTCGCTGCCCGGCGCGCGCAAGGCTGAATTTCAGGAGCTGCTGGCCGCCGAGGCCTTGGTGACGCTGTATACCTTCGGCAACGCGCTGGCCTATCTTTTGTCGGCGCATCTACCCGAGGTGACGGTGGATGTGGGTGAGGTCGAGGAGGTGCTGACCGACAACGGCCAGACCGCCCTGCACGGCGCGCTGTGGGAGCTGGACCGCGACATCGCCAAACACGCCAGCGATGACGCGCGGCTCACGGCGACCGTTGCCGCCTTTGCCGAAAGCCTCATGGAAAAGGTCGCCCTGCGTGCCAGCACGGCACCGCGGCTTGAGCCGTTCGAGGCCGCCGCCTGGCACGTGGCGGCGGATGATTTCACGGTCGCCGGTTTTTCGCCTGCGTCCAAGGCGAAATCGACCACGCTGACGATGACCTTCAAGAAACCCAACGAGGTCGTCGGCAACCACATTGCCAAATATCAGGCGATGAAGCTCGCCAAGATGCTGATGGCCTATGACTTTGACCGCAGGCTCAATCCGTTTGCCGAATTGGGCGGCTTCATCTTTACCTTCATGGGCGACGGCGCGCCGGGTACGGGCAAGACGACGCTTATTCAGATGATGGCCGGGTTGATCAACGAATATTGTCAGGTCGCGGGTTATCCGTTCCGCTACCAGAACCTGAGCACCGACAACATCGACAGCTATCAGGGCAAGTCGGGCCAGAACGCCAAGGCGTTCATCAACAATGTGATCGACCCCTCGGTGATCGGGTTCGGCACTATCGACGACATCGACCAGCTGGCGGGGAAACGCGGCGACCGTCAGTCAAGCGCGGGCCAGCTGGAGATCACGGCGGTGCTGATGGAAAGCTTTGCGGGCGCCAACACGGTCGTGCGCGGGAATTGCACGTTCGGCATGTTCTCGAACTACCCCGAAAACGTCGACGACGCCCTGCGCCAGCGGGCGGGCGCGCGGTTTCTGGTGGACGGGCCGCAAACGCGGGAGGATTACGTCGATATCCTGTACCTGCTGATGGGCAAGAACCACGATATTCCGCTGGGCGAGCATACGGTGTTCGAGGCGCAGGAGATCAAGCGCGCGGTGGCCGCGTCCTTTGAGAGCCATGGCAAACCGCACGAGACGGGGCTGCTGGCGGTCTACGACGACGTGCGCGCCCGCGTGGGCGAGCTGGACACGATCAACAAGATCGGCACCTACCTGAAGGGGATCCAGGAGGCCGACCCGCGCTTCACCGGTCGCGCGATCAAGAACATCACCGACGCGGTGAAGGTCCGCGCGATGGATTTCGAGCTGCCCGATGAGTGGATGTTCGAGCCGGACCTGTTCCTGTTCAAACCCTACGTCGAAAAGAAAGCGATGATCGAGGACATGCGCCAGCCGATCACGGTGGAGATGGTCATCCAGGAGGTGAACCGCTACGCCGATTCGGAATTCCGCTATGCCGACAAGTCGGACGAGGTGGCAATCGAGAATGCCGTGCGCGAGATGGGTCGCATGGAAGAGGCGAAGAAGCGGTATTTGGGGTCGCGGGATGCGTAG